A section of the Zygosaccharomyces rouxii strain CBS732 chromosome B complete sequence genome encodes:
- the SBH1 gene encoding Arf family guanine nucleotide exchange factor SBH1 (highly similar to uniprot|P52871 Saccharomyces cerevisiae YER019C-A SBH2 Ssh1p-Sss1p-Sbh2p complex component involved in protein translocation into the endoplasmic reticulum homologous to Sbh1p), protein MNTNYNNNIYPLNQLRSIMSAATPPGGQRTLQKRRQAQNAKEKQLKQTPASTRQAGHGGSSNSILKVYTDEANGLRVDPLVVLFLAVGFIFSVVALHVVAKVTGKIF, encoded by the coding sequence ATGAACACGAACTACAACAATAACATATACCCTTTAAACCAATTGAGATCCATCATGTCCGCTGCTACTCCTCCAGGTGGTCAACGTACTTTACAAAAGAGAAGACAAGCACAAAATGCAAAAGAAAAGCAATTAAAACAAACTCCTGCATCAACCAGACAAGCAGGACACGGTGGGTCGtctaattcaattttaaaagtttaCACGGATGAGGCAAATGGTCTTAGAGTTGACCCATTAGTGGTTCTTTTCCTTGCGGTTGGTTTCATTTTCTCAGTCGTTGCCCTCCATGTTGTTGCTAAGGTTACGGgcaaaatcttttaa
- the PIN4 gene encoding Pin4p (weakly similar to uniprot|P34217 Saccharomyces cerevisiae YBL051C PIN4 Protein involved in G2/M phase progression and response to DNA damage interacts with Rad53p contains an RNA recognition motif a nuclear localization signal and several SQ/TQ cluster domains hyperphosphorylated in response to DNA damage), producing the protein MSEMEGTGSINNTNTTNTAVEQQQKQQQQQQQRIDVSVKDTKSSTQQQQEEDVIPTAIVIKNIPFAIKKEQLLDVIAKMELPLPYAFNYHFDNGVFRGLAFANFTNTDETTKVLTSLNGKEIGGRKLRVEYKKMLPQAERERIEREKREKRGQLEEQHKSLSNLSLHSLGQKPNHIFPNFMNENAGAANAAPPAANTASNTPLSNNQVLLSAQSTATSFYQQPGVGIPTRERPTQIPPPPTPQQQQSQQQQQRHPFMQANPNNLGGAPTGGLERYYAPLPSSSTLPLPPQQLDFNDPDTLEIYSQLLLFKDRERFYYELAYPVGLSATHKRIINVLCSFLGLVEVYDPTFIIIRKKLLDRATLQSHLQQQGQVTMSHPLQPSSTGGSMNRSQSYTSLLQAHAAASVAAAANNGGADATGPNPAAAGSNTPLPSGSASTTPKLQNHTQMPSLSNSGQVPNPSSAAAAAAAAAAAATGAAGSTQGVTLSPSQLLQPIALHQSDSQQQSTPQQQQQSFLRQQAALTPSSRIPSGYSSNHTQLSSVNPLLRSSNGISPPSGNIQPNTPQHRMPPSYYGQPSNLQGGENGPTTAAGGAQLMGPQHTNGSLHSNFSTNSFSENPIGANTGSTNDFNPTSNLNGPEMVYTSLGNTGLGNGLEEGLSRSLSGLDLQSNSANNLGNYGANTARKPIW; encoded by the coding sequence ATGAGTGAGATGGAAGGTACTGGTAGTATCAACAATACGAATACTACCAATACTGCTGttgaacaacaacaaaaacagcaacaacagcagcaacagcgTATTGATGTCAGTGTAAAAGACACTAAATCATCAacacaacaacagcaagaagaagatgttaTTCCTACAGCTATCGTTATAAAGAACATTCCGTTCGCTATTAAAAAGGAGCAGCTACTGGATGTTATTGCCAAGATGGAGTTACCACTACCATACGCATTTaattatcattttgatAATGGCGTATTTAGAGGATTAGCATTTGCTAATTTTACTAATACTGATGAGACCACAAAAGTTTTAACTTCGTTGAATGGCAAGGAAATTGGTGGCAGGAAACTGAGGGTTGAATATAAGAAAATGTTACCGCAGGCTGAAAgggaaagaattgaaagggaaaaaagagagaaaCGAGGCCAGTTAGAGGAGCAACACAAATCCTTATCTAATCTATCCCTTCACTCATTAGGCCAAAAGCCAAATCATATTTTCCCCAATTTTATGAATGAAAATGCAGGTGCGGCTAACgcagcaccaccagcagcaaATACTGCTAGTAACACGCCGTTATCAAATAATCAAGTGCTTTTGTCAGCTCAGAGTACTGCAACTTCGTTTTATCAACAACCAGGTGTTGGGATCCCCACTCGTGAGAGACCAACTCAAATcccaccaccaccaaccccgcaacaacagcagtctcagcagcaacaacagaGACATCCATTCATGCAAGCGAATCCCAATAATCTGGGTGGGGCACCAACGGGTGGATTAGAGCGTTATTACGCGCCTCTACCTTCTTCGAGTACTTTACCGTTACCACCACAACAGTTGGATTTTAATGATCCTGATACTCTAGAAATCTACTCTCAATTACTGTTGTTTAAGGATAGAGAGAGATTCTACTATGAGTTGGCATATCCTGTTGGTCTTTCTGCTACCCATAAGAGAATTATTAATGTTTTATGTTCATTCTTAGGATTAGTAGAAGTTTACGACCCaacttttattattattagaAAGAAACTTTTGGATAGAGCAACTTTACAATCTCATCTACAGCAACAAGGTCAAGTTACCATGTCACATCCTTTGCAACCAAGTTCAACCGGTGGTTCAATGAATAGATCCCAATCTTACACCTCTCTATTACAAGCTCATGCAGCTGCTTCTGTTGCTGCAGCTGCTAACAACGGTGGTGCTGACGCTACTGGTCCAAACcctgctgctgctggtaGTAATACCCCTTTACCATCCGGTAGTGCTAGTACTACACCAAAATTACAGAACCACACCCAAATGCCATCATTATCAAATAGCGGTCAAGTTCCAAATCCATCTTCGGCTGCAGCTGCTGCAGCCGCGGCAGCGGCAGCTGCAACAGGTGCTGCTGGCTCTACACAAGGGGTTACATTGTCACCTTCACAACTGCTACAGCCAATTGCGTTGCACCAATCTGATTCTCAACAACAATCTACGCctcaacagcagcaacaatCTTTCTTGAGACAGCAGGCTGCCCTAACTCCTTCATCGAGAATTCCTTCAGGTTATTCATCTAACCACACTCAATTGAGCAGTGTTAACCCCTTGTTGAGAAGTTCAAATGGTATTTCACCACCATCCGGTAACATTCAACCAAATACGCCTCAACACCGTATGCCTCCATCTTATTACGGTCAACCATCGAATTTACAGGGCGGTGAAAATGGTCCAACAACAGCAGCCGGTGGTGCACAATTGATGGGTCCTCAGCATACAAACGGATCATTacattcaaatttttccactaACTCTTTTTCTGAAAATCCAATTGGTGCAAACACTGGATCTACAAACGATTTCAATCCAACATCCAACTTAAATGGACCCGAAATGGTTTACACCTCTTTGGGTAACACTGGTTTGGGTAACGGTTTAGAGGAAGGCCTAAGCCGTTCTTTAAGTGGATTGGATTTGCAATCAAATAGCGCCAATAATTTAGGTAATTATGGTGCGAATACCGCTAGAAAACCAATATGGTAG